Below is a window of Candidatus Margulisiibacteriota bacterium DNA.
GGTTCCCCGGACTGCCCTTGCATATTTTGCATATTACTGATCGAACATTGGGCAGATGCTCCGCCGATAGTCAAAATGTCGATCTGTATGTTTCCGGCGCTCAAGTTCACAAGAGGAGATGCTGCATTAGCGTCTATTACCATGAAGTAGAGGCTGCCGGACGACTGTCCTGCCACAACCGGAGCCCCGCCGACAGAGCCAACTGCAATGGCGCTCACCCAGGCAGGAGGACTGTTTGAAAACGTCGCCAACTTTTCGGCCGAGAAAGCACTCTCATTATCCGTGGTATCAACCGCCGAAATCTTGTAATAATATTGGGTCCCGATTGACACGCCAGAGTCAGCATATTCGGTCGTGGCGACAAGCGTTGAATTTAGTTTAGAGAGCCCGGAACCGGAAGTAGTGCTGCGGTAAACATTATAACCGGCCAGATCCGATTCAGAGTTATTATTCCAAGAAAGATTAATGGCTGTTCCGGAATAAGCCGTCGATAAGCCCGTTGGAGCGGCCGGCGATTCAATATCAGTTAAAACCAGGCTTATTGGATTATTGGCCCCGGCCGTGATTGTTACCGATGACACCTGGCCTCTGGCGACAACTTGCTTTGAGGCATTTTTCGCTTCCGCCGAAACCGTTCTGTTCGCGCCCACTTTAACTTCCAGCGTGGCGGAAGATTGCGGATAAGTGATTGTTGTCGCCAGAGGAGAAAAATCGTCCCCATAGGCGGTCACGGTAATAGAAACAGAACTGGCCGGCACATTTAAAGCCTTGAGGCATTTATCCTTGTTCGGCCAGTTAATGGAGACCGAGAGATTTCCCGTTAAACCATCACTTTGATCAGGCAGTTTTGCTGATTGGCCGCAGCCAAAAGCCAAGACCGCCAACAACAGTATTAGTGAACCAATAATTATTTTTTTCATTTTTGACCGCCAATATTATTGATCGTGATCGGCAAAG
It encodes the following:
- a CDS encoding VWA domain-containing protein, which produces MKKIIIGSLILLLAVLAFGCGQSAKLPDQSDGLTGNLSVSINWPNKDKCLKALNVPASSVSITVTAYGDDFSPLATTITYPQSSATLEVKVGANRTVSAEAKNASKQVVARGQVSSVTITAGANNPISLVLTDIESPAAPTGLSTAYSGTAINLSWNNNSESDLAGYNVYRSTTSGSGLSKLNSTLVATTEYADSGVSIGTQYYYKISAVDTTDNESAFSAEKLATFSNSPPAWVSAIAVGSVGGAPVVAGQSSGSLYFMVIDANAASPLVNLSAGNIQIDILTIGGASAQCSISNMQNMQGQSGEPLTFALTLDRSGSMTTSALAEMETANLSFVNSMGASDQGAVINFSSNVMVDQVLTTNKGLLSWAITNESESGGMTALYDSMGVSVSTVEAGNNKRKAVIAMTDGGENSSLIYTSTTEVINHANAKSIPIYCVGLGLQPGGVEDSALKAIASGTGGIYYYVPSDSELAGVYSNISSALASYYVLNYSLPSGMTFESGKHYKITLQVVNYGSLSGSTKFWLNL